The DNA region GGCCATTACCGTGCCTCGCTCAGAGTGCGGGGGCTCTTTCAAGCGGCCTACAACAACCTGCCAGCGGCCGCCAAACGCGGCACGGCAACTGCGCTGGGCGCGGCAGGGGCCATGGACTCCGAACGCTTCGCAGCGCTGCTGGCCGAGGCGCTGCTGGCGGCTTACGCTGAGCGCGCCGACAATGGAACACGCATCGTGTCCGAAACGCGTACCGGGGCACGCATGTCCTGAAGGGTCCTCAGGGATGTCTTGCACCAGAGGAGACCAGACCGGTGACAGCCTGTCACCAGCCTGACTGGCAAATGTCATCGCGCTGTTTGCGCCGCCAGTAGGCCTCCAGGACTGATTGACTACAGTCAGAGACAGCGTTTTTTCCGGGGGCTGGTCCCTGTCCCACTTGACCCATGCATGGTGAGGGAGGCCTCGGTCAGCGTACAGAGGGTCTGCGCATCATGGTCCTGGATGGCAAGGACCGCCCGGCGTCTCCGTTCTTCAGGATTAAGGTCACTCCAGCTCCTGGCCCGGTCAAAAGCCGTCGTTCGAATGACGTCAAGGGTCAGGGTCACACCCCACAGATAACCAAGATTAACGACAATACACCCCATTCCGATGGTGGTTTTGCCTGTTTCGTTCATTTCGTAAGATGGGGATGGGAGGGCCCGCCCATGACCACCCCCTTCCTCCCCACCCCCGCCGATACCGAAGCCGCCCGCCAGCAACTTCTCCTAATCCGCAGGACTCCGCTGCCCAACCGGCTCGCCGGCATCCTCGAAGATCTCCTGGGGCAACTCGCGGTCGGCAAGGCCGTTCAGGTGGTGACCCTAGAACCAGAGATCACCACCCAGCAGGCCGCCGACCTCCTGAACGTCAGCCGGCCCTACCTGGTCAAACTTGTCGAGGAAGGAACGCTGCCCCACCGCAAAGTCGGCCCACGGCGCCGCCTGTGCCTGAAAGACGTCCTCGCGTACAAGGCCCGCCTCGAAATGCAGCGTCAGCAGGCACTGCAAGCACTCGCCGACGACCTGCAGGAGCTGGGCCTCGACTGATGGGCCCCGTGGCCCTGCTCAACGCTTCTGTCCTCTACCCTTCCCTAATCCGCAATCTGTTGATGCATCAGGCCACCGCTGGCCTGATCGGTGCCCGGTGGACCGATGCCATCCACGACGAATGGATCCGCAACCTCCTCGAGGACCGCCCGGATCTCTCGGAAGATCGGCTTCACTGGACGCGGCAGCAGATGGAAGCCGTGGTGCACGACGCCACGGTCCAGGGGTACGAATCCCTGATTCCCGCTCTGGTTGTGCCTCATCCAGATGACCGTCACGTCCTTGCGGAGGCCATCACGGCGGAGGCTGAACTTCTGGCGACCTGGAATCTGAGGGACTTTCCAACAACGGCAATTCAGCGCTATGGCCTGGAGGTGCTCTCTCCAGATCAGCTGGTCACCCGCCTGCTGGTCAACACCCCTGAGGAAACGAAGGCGGCGATCGAAGCGCTCCGGCTCCTTCTCCGTCGTCCCCCTATTCCCAGCCACAGCTGATCGAACGGCTGGCCCCGGTGGGTTTAGTTAGTGCGTCTATTCAACCAGATTCCTGGTTTTCTATAGACCTGGAAATCTAGTTCAACCTGCCCGATCTCCGAAAAGGGCAGGCACCTGTGTCAGCTGAAAGGCTGGGTCAGGCTTCCTCTGGTCAGGCGCTTACCCTGACGTTGGAGCCGGGAAATCCTCCTCCCAGAATTCCAGCTCGCCCCGAACCCCACGTTCCATGTCCTGCCGGGTGTTCTCGCACAGTTCCACCCGGCGAATCTTGCCGCTGATGGTCTTGGGCAGCTCCGCGAATTGCAGACGGCGAATCCGCAGGTGCGGCGACAAGCCGTCGCGCGCAAAGCCCAGCAGTTCCCTGGCAACTTCGGCCGAAGGCGTTACACCCGAGGTCAGGACCACATAGGCTTTCGGGACGCACAGCCGTTCCGGGTGAGGGCTGGGCACCACGGCCGCCTCCGCCACCAGGGGGTGCGTGACCAGGAACGACTCGAGTTCGAACGGGGACACCCGGTAATCCGCACTCTTAAAGACGTCGTCTGCACGTCCCACATAGAACAGGTAGCCGTCCTCGTCGCGGCGCGCGATGTCCCCGGTCGGGTAGGTGTCGCCGCCCAGGACCGCGGCCGTGCGTTCAGGGTCAGCGTCGTACCCGGCCATCAGGCCCATCGGGCGAACGTCTCCCAACCGTAGGTTCAGCTCTCCCTCGTCCGCTTCCTGGCCTTGCCCGTCGAGTAGCACGACGTCGAAGCCAGGGAGCGGTCGCCCCATGCTGCCAGGCTTGACCGGTGCGCCGGGTGGGTTACCGACCTGGGCGGTCGTTTCTGTCTGTCCGTACCCGTCGCGGATGGTCACGCCCCAGGCCTGTTCAACCCGCTCGATGACCTCCGGGTTTAGCGGTTCACCTGCCCCCACTGCTTCCCGCAGCTGCACCGGGTACGCGCCAAGGTCCTGCTGGATCAGCATGCGCCACACGGTCGGAGGCGCGCAGATGGTCGTGATGCGCTGCTGAACCAGCTTGTTCAGGGTCGCCTGGGCATCGAAGCGGCTGTTGTCGAGGTACAGGGCGGCGCCGCTGGTGAGCGGCACGAAGAAGCTTGACCAGGCGTGCTTGGCCCAGCCGGGGGAGCTGATGTTCCAGTGCCGGTCCCCTTCTTTCAAGCCGATGTAGTAGCCCGTCGACAGGTGGCCAGCCGGGTAGGAGGCGTGGGTGTGAACCACGAGCTTGGGGCGGTTGGTCGTCCCGGACGTGAAGTACAGCAGCGCGGGATCATCAGCCTGAGTCACACCGTCGGGCGTAAAGGTGGTGGGTTCCTGAAGGGTGGTGTTCAGCGAATGCCAGCCAGGCTGGGCCGTGTCCTCAGCGCACACTTTGACGACATGCACCGGCAGGTCCGTAAACTTCACCTGGTTCCCCTCGTCCGTCACCACGACTTTCACCTGTCCGCGCCCCACGCGGTCCTGCACGTCTGCTGAGCCCAGCAGGGTCGCGGCCGGCAATACGGGCGAGCCGAGTTTGAAGCAGGCGATCAGCACAGCCCACAAGTCTGGGGTGTTCCCGAGCATGACCAGCACCCGGTCGCCCCGTTGAACGCCAAGGGTACGCAGGCCATTGGCCACCTGATTGGCGCGGGCGTCCAGTGCCGCGTACGACAGTTCGCCTCCGTCCCAGAACAGGGCAGGGGCCTGGCCAAGCCGGGTGGCCAGCGGGGCGAAGACGTCTAAGGCCCAATTGAAAGTATTGAAAGACGGCCAACGGAATGCCGTGTAAGCCGCCTGAGGGTCCCCCGCATGGTCCAGAAGGACCTGACGGGCAGCCTGGAATGCGCGCGCCCCTTCACTGTCGGCGCCGTGGGGTGGGTCTGTTCTGGTCATCTCAATCTCCTGTGAAGTGCGGGGTATGCCCCGCACCGCGTGGGTCTCGTGGGCGCTTTAGGGTTCGCCTGAGCATAGCTCCGGACGTTCGGCCTTCGGCTGGATCCGCAGTGGCCCTGCCCCCTGTATTCGACGGTGAAGTGGTTTCGTTTGAAGACATCCGCGAAGCCTGTCTCGCCGGTCCCCATTTCCTTGACGTGCTTCTCGAAAGCGTAGTCTTCGCCGCTCAGGGCGCTGCTGGGCGTGGGCTCGCCCAGGAGGGCACACAGGTCGCGCCAGTCCTCTTGATAGGCCGCCCGCTCACTGAACCTGGGGGCGAGCATGCGCCACTTGGCGGCAAATTCGGCAGGGTTTACCAGGGAAGTATGGTGCACAGCGCCCAGAGCCTGCGCCGCATCTTCGGCACCAGGACGCCGTTCAACGTCCTGGCCTGGGGCGTGTCAGCCCAGGTGATCTGTGAGGGGAAGGATGGTAACCTCTCCTCCCGGAGATTGCATGACCGTGCCCCCA from Deinococcus humi includes:
- a CDS encoding excisionase family DNA-binding protein, which gives rise to MTTPFLPTPADTEAARQQLLLIRRTPLPNRLAGILEDLLGQLAVGKAVQVVTLEPEITTQQAADLLNVSRPYLVKLVEEGTLPHRKVGPRRRLCLKDVLAYKARLEMQRQQALQALADDLQELGLD
- a CDS encoding PIN domain-containing protein, with translation MGPVALLNASVLYPSLIRNLLMHQATAGLIGARWTDAIHDEWIRNLLEDRPDLSEDRLHWTRQQMEAVVHDATVQGYESLIPALVVPHPDDRHVLAEAITAEAELLATWNLRDFPTTAIQRYGLEVLSPDQLVTRLLVNTPEETKAAIEALRLLLRRPPIPSHS
- a CDS encoding AMP-binding protein, which codes for MTRTDPPHGADSEGARAFQAARQVLLDHAGDPQAAYTAFRWPSFNTFNWALDVFAPLATRLGQAPALFWDGGELSYAALDARANQVANGLRTLGVQRGDRVLVMLGNTPDLWAVLIACFKLGSPVLPAATLLGSADVQDRVGRGQVKVVVTDEGNQVKFTDLPVHVVKVCAEDTAQPGWHSLNTTLQEPTTFTPDGVTQADDPALLYFTSGTTNRPKLVVHTHASYPAGHLSTGYYIGLKEGDRHWNISSPGWAKHAWSSFFVPLTSGAALYLDNSRFDAQATLNKLVQQRITTICAPPTVWRMLIQQDLGAYPVQLREAVGAGEPLNPEVIERVEQAWGVTIRDGYGQTETTAQVGNPPGAPVKPGSMGRPLPGFDVVLLDGQGQEADEGELNLRLGDVRPMGLMAGYDADPERTAAVLGGDTYPTGDIARRDEDGYLFYVGRADDVFKSADYRVSPFELESFLVTHPLVAEAAVVPSPHPERLCVPKAYVVLTSGVTPSAEVARELLGFARDGLSPHLRIRRLQFAELPKTISGKIRRVELCENTRQDMERGVRGELEFWEEDFPAPTSG
- a CDS encoding type IIL restriction-modification enzyme MmeI, which translates into the protein MHHTSLVNPAEFAAKWRMLAPRFSERAAYQEDWRDLCALLGEPTPSSALSGEDYAFEKHVKEMGTGETGFADVFKRNHFTVEYRGQGHCGSSRRPNVRSYAQANPKAPTRPTRCGAYPALHRRLR